The following are encoded in a window of Alistipes sp. ZOR0009 genomic DNA:
- a CDS encoding sensor histidine kinase, which translates to MKKKVIPSIAVLLGIALAAIAITQLLWLNNAYRIKEDQLNKAIVDAMRSTVNKLEDRNNASKLLDTFNKKISEKPNANGNHGNQRIMEQDIAYIDSLVQSILKSSKFTYNDDQNRVVFRINTPDGVFENSFVVPNSQLFDQMMRQQNGQNPQNLRYPSSKKKKKSQKTKNQSPFGSDFMFPMESMPQQDNEEDARREAESMIRAHIEGKTRRIENTIRQMIIESDTRNQPLEKRIKANIIDSTLKNELRSEGVNLPFEYAIYADKSNHKTTIASKGYDMDEPATYKTALFPYDLSSEPYSLRLQIDNTRSYILGSLNFMLVGSILLIAFILTTFIITLLTLLKQKRLSEIKSDFVNNVTHEFKTPIATINLAVDSIENGKVITKEEAIKYFTGIIRDENRRMNRLVEQVLKMALVERAGLKQNPQTLDMHDMINAAIGHFELQIDSKGGTIVKEFNAERTIVDADEMHILNALVNLIDNAIKYSMGAPFVKICTFNTGNKITISVIDKGVGMKKDAQRRIFDKFYRHTDGNIHNVKGFGLGLAFVKSIVEAHNGKITVSSEIGKGSRFDITLPLKNNE; encoded by the coding sequence ATGAAGAAAAAGGTTATTCCCAGCATTGCAGTACTACTTGGCATCGCGCTTGCAGCCATCGCCATAACGCAGCTACTTTGGCTTAACAACGCCTATAGGATAAAAGAAGACCAGCTTAACAAGGCTATTGTAGACGCCATGCGTTCTACGGTAAACAAGCTCGAAGACAGGAATAACGCCTCCAAGCTTCTTGACACCTTCAACAAAAAAATTAGCGAGAAGCCAAATGCCAACGGAAATCACGGCAACCAACGGATAATGGAGCAGGACATCGCCTACATCGACTCGCTGGTACAAAGCATCCTTAAGAGCTCGAAGTTCACCTACAACGACGACCAAAACCGGGTGGTTTTCCGAATAAACACCCCCGACGGCGTTTTCGAAAATTCGTTCGTCGTGCCCAACTCGCAGCTATTCGACCAGATGATGCGCCAGCAAAACGGACAGAACCCCCAAAACTTGCGCTATCCATCCTCCAAAAAGAAAAAAAAGAGTCAAAAAACTAAGAACCAAAGCCCATTTGGCTCCGACTTCATGTTTCCGATGGAGTCGATGCCGCAGCAAGATAACGAGGAGGATGCCCGTCGTGAGGCAGAATCGATGATCAGGGCGCATATTGAGGGGAAAACCCGACGAATAGAGAACACAATCCGACAAATGATCATAGAGTCGGACACGCGCAACCAGCCGCTAGAAAAGCGCATCAAGGCAAACATCATTGACTCGACGCTAAAAAATGAGCTACGATCTGAGGGCGTTAACCTCCCCTTCGAGTACGCCATCTATGCCGATAAGAGCAACCACAAAACCACCATCGCCTCCAAAGGCTACGATATGGACGAGCCGGCCACCTACAAAACTGCGCTCTTCCCCTACGACCTAAGCTCCGAGCCCTACAGCCTAAGGCTACAGATAGACAACACCCGAAGCTACATTCTGGGTTCGCTCAACTTTATGCTGGTTGGCTCCATCCTCCTAATAGCCTTTATCCTTACCACCTTCATAATTACCCTGCTTACGCTACTAAAGCAAAAGAGGCTATCCGAGATTAAAAGCGACTTCGTAAACAACGTAACCCACGAGTTTAAAACGCCCATAGCCACCATCAACCTGGCGGTAGATTCCATCGAAAACGGAAAGGTGATAACCAAGGAGGAGGCCATAAAGTACTTTACGGGCATAATCCGCGACGAAAACCGGCGCATGAACCGCCTGGTGGAGCAGGTGCTTAAGATGGCGCTGGTGGAGCGTGCCGGACTAAAACAAAATCCGCAAACGCTGGATATGCACGACATGATAAACGCCGCCATCGGCCACTTCGAGCTGCAAATCGACAGCAAAGGAGGAACCATCGTCAAGGAGTTTAACGCCGAAAGAACAATCGTAGATGCCGACGAAATGCACATCCTCAACGCGCTTGTCAACCTTATCGACAACGCCATAAAGTACTCGATGGGCGCTCCGTTTGTAAAAATATGCACCTTCAACACCGGAAATAAAATCACCATTTCGGTTATAGATAAAGGTGTGGGCATGAAAAAGGATGCCCAACGCCGCATTTTTGACAAGTTTTACCGCCACACCGATGGCAATATTCATAATGTAAAGGGATTTGGACTCGGACTGGCTTTCGTTAAGTCGATAGTCGAAGCCCACAACGGCAAGATTACCGTATCGAGCGAAATTGGCAAAGGCAGCCGATTCGACATTACCTTACCCCTTAAAAACAACGAATAA
- the rlmD gene encoding 23S rRNA (uracil(1939)-C(5))-methyltransferase RlmD, protein MGRKRKPSIENLEIVDIAAEGKAIGRYNDVVVFVPQVIPGDIVNVQVNKMRKNYMEGFVTKLVTPSPNRIAATCEHFGVCGGCKWQHLPYHFQLEYKHKQVVDQLTRIGKVHIPEISPILGSEKIFEYRNKLEYTFSSKRWITIEEVQAGAEIHQPNALGFHIPGMFDKVLDITKCHLQAEPSNAIRLAVRDFTINNGYEFFDIRNQVGLMRNLIIRTASTGEVMVIVVFYYEDVEKRTALLNHIKESFPQITSLQYIINTKGNDSITDQEVICFAGKDHIIEEMEGLKFKVGPKSFYQTNSEQAYQLYKITRDFAGLTGSEVVYDLYTGTGTIANFVASKSKKVVGVEYVPEAIEDAKVNSEINGITNTTFYAGDMKDVLNDKFIAENGKPDVIILDPPRAGIHEDVANTILRAKPNRIVYVSCNPATQARDLALLGEAYEVIRVQPVDMFPHTHHVENVVLLDRK, encoded by the coding sequence GTGGGAAGAAAAAGAAAACCATCGATAGAGAATTTGGAGATTGTAGACATTGCTGCAGAAGGGAAAGCAATTGGTAGATATAATGATGTTGTAGTATTTGTGCCACAGGTAATACCTGGAGATATTGTCAACGTTCAGGTTAACAAGATGCGCAAAAACTACATGGAGGGATTCGTAACCAAGCTCGTTACACCATCACCCAACCGTATTGCAGCTACCTGCGAGCACTTTGGCGTATGCGGCGGTTGCAAATGGCAGCACCTTCCCTACCACTTCCAGCTTGAGTACAAGCACAAGCAGGTAGTAGATCAGCTTACCCGGATAGGGAAAGTTCACATCCCAGAAATCAGCCCTATTCTTGGCTCTGAAAAAATCTTCGAATACAGAAATAAGCTGGAGTACACCTTCTCTTCAAAACGATGGATTACCATTGAAGAGGTACAAGCAGGCGCTGAAATTCACCAGCCAAATGCATTGGGTTTCCACATCCCGGGAATGTTTGACAAGGTGTTGGACATAACAAAATGCCACCTACAGGCTGAGCCATCCAATGCAATACGTCTTGCAGTTCGTGATTTCACCATAAACAATGGCTACGAGTTTTTCGATATTCGCAATCAAGTTGGGCTAATGCGAAACCTTATAATTCGTACAGCCTCAACTGGCGAGGTTATGGTTATTGTCGTTTTTTACTATGAAGATGTAGAAAAACGAACTGCGCTACTTAACCATATAAAGGAATCATTCCCTCAGATTACCTCGCTACAATACATTATTAATACTAAAGGGAACGATAGCATCACCGACCAAGAAGTTATCTGTTTCGCAGGGAAAGACCATATCATAGAGGAGATGGAGGGACTAAAATTTAAGGTTGGCCCTAAATCATTCTATCAAACAAATTCTGAGCAGGCCTACCAGCTATACAAAATAACCCGCGACTTTGCAGGTCTTACTGGAAGCGAGGTTGTTTACGACCTTTATACAGGAACGGGGACAATTGCCAACTTCGTTGCATCCAAATCTAAAAAGGTTGTAGGCGTTGAGTATGTTCCAGAAGCCATTGAAGACGCAAAAGTAAACTCCGAAATAAACGGAATTACCAACACAACCTTCTACGCTGGCGACATGAAGGATGTTCTAAACGACAAATTTATTGCCGAAAATGGGAAGCCCGACGTTATAATACTAGACCCACCACGCGCAGGGATCCACGAAGATGTTGCCAACACCATTTTAAGAGCAAAACCGAATCGCATTGTTTACGTTAGCTGCAACCCGGCTACGCAAGCACGAGATTTAGCCCTTCTAGGAGAAGCATACGAAGTAATAAGGGTTCAACCTGTAGATATGTTTCCGCATACCCATCACGTAGAAAATGTAGTTTTACTGGACAGAAAGTAA
- the gdhA gene encoding NADP-specific glutamate dehydrogenase has protein sequence MDVKKLMADLEKKHPGEKEFLQAAHEVLASIENVYNQHPEFEAAKIAERIVEPERIFTFRVTWADDKGNVHVNLGYRVQFNNAIGPYKGGLRFHPSVNLSILKFLGFEQTFKNALTTLPMGGGKGGSDFDPKGKSDAEIMRFCQAFMQELWQYIGPETDVPAGDIGVAGREIGYLYGMYKKLARENTGVLTGKGMGWGGSLIRPEATGFGGIYFVEEMLKTRGESLQGKVVSVSGFGNVAWGAALKATEKGAKVVTISGPDGYIYDPAGLDAEKINYMLELRASNNDVVAPYAERFAGSKFFAGEKPWSVKVDIALPCATQNELNGDDAKKLHANGCTCVGEISNMGCTPEAIEFFIHNKMLYAPGKAVNAGGVATSGLEMTQNSMKMNWTAEEVDAKLHQIMHSIHSACVEYGTKPDGYINYVDGANIAGFMKVAKAMLDQGLV, from the coding sequence ATGGACGTAAAAAAATTGATGGCCGACCTTGAAAAGAAGCATCCAGGTGAAAAGGAGTTTCTTCAAGCAGCACACGAAGTTCTAGCTTCAATCGAGAACGTTTACAACCAACACCCAGAATTCGAAGCAGCTAAAATAGCTGAAAGAATCGTTGAACCAGAAAGAATTTTCACATTCCGTGTAACTTGGGCTGACGATAAAGGTAATGTACATGTAAACTTAGGTTACCGCGTTCAGTTTAACAATGCAATTGGTCCATACAAGGGCGGTCTTCGTTTCCACCCATCTGTAAACCTTTCAATCCTTAAGTTCTTAGGTTTTGAACAAACCTTCAAAAATGCACTTACTACACTTCCTATGGGTGGTGGAAAAGGTGGTTCAGACTTTGATCCTAAGGGAAAATCTGACGCTGAAATTATGCGCTTCTGCCAAGCTTTCATGCAAGAGCTTTGGCAATACATAGGCCCAGAAACTGACGTTCCTGCTGGTGACATAGGTGTTGCTGGTCGTGAAATCGGATACCTATATGGTATGTACAAGAAGCTTGCTCGTGAGAACACTGGTGTTCTTACAGGTAAAGGAATGGGCTGGGGTGGATCTCTTATCCGTCCAGAAGCTACAGGTTTTGGTGGTATCTACTTCGTTGAAGAGATGCTTAAAACTCGTGGAGAAAGCCTACAAGGTAAGGTTGTTTCTGTTTCAGGCTTCGGTAACGTAGCTTGGGGTGCTGCTCTTAAGGCTACTGAAAAGGGAGCTAAGGTGGTTACCATTTCTGGTCCTGATGGATATATTTACGATCCAGCTGGTCTTGATGCAGAAAAAATCAACTACATGCTAGAGCTTCGCGCTTCTAACAATGACGTGGTTGCTCCATATGCTGAGCGTTTTGCTGGTTCTAAGTTCTTTGCTGGTGAAAAGCCATGGAGTGTAAAGGTTGATATCGCTCTTCCTTGTGCAACTCAAAACGAGCTTAACGGCGATGATGCTAAGAAACTTCACGCTAATGGTTGTACTTGTGTTGGTGAAATCTCTAACATGGGATGTACTCCAGAAGCTATTGAGTTCTTCATCCACAACAAGATGCTTTACGCTCCTGGTAAGGCCGTAAATGCAGGTGGTGTTGCAACTTCTGGTCTTGAAATGACTCAAAACTCGATGAAGATGAACTGGACTGCTGAAGAGGTAGACGCTAAGCTTCATCAAATTATGCATAGTATTCATAGCGCTTGCGTTGAGTATGGAACTAAGCCAGATGGCTATATCAACTATGTTGATGGTGCTAACATTGCTGGTTTCATGAAGGTTGCTAAGGCTATGCTTGATCAAGGGTTAGTATAG